Proteins encoded in a region of the Ornithodoros turicata isolate Travis chromosome 3, ASM3712646v1, whole genome shotgun sequence genome:
- the LOC135389553 gene encoding putative nuclease HARBI1, whose product MSAAMKRAARVRRRHQLYLALSLSRQRVYRDRENPLEYLEDGELQRRFRFTREGIFFITSLVAHDIEPSTRRSQSLPSSLQVLLTLQYLATGNFLITAGDIVSVHESTACCVLHRVVAALCRRVNSFIRAAQHDFYELAGFPGVVGAVDGTHVRIQAPSEHEGSYVNRKNYHSINVQPIVAADCRILDVVANWPGSTHDSRILRDSTIGREFERGVHTGLLLGDSGYPCKRWLMTPFLQPRDRPQANYNTSHSTTRAVVERTIGQLKRRFHFLHSELRVATRHCCSIITACCVLHNIAKQFGSEVRESPRDSDDDDPVMVPRYEGQQDGFLYRNAIVRQHFT is encoded by the exons ATGTCGGCCGCCATGAAACGAGCAGCGAGGGTTCGTCGTCGGCACCAACTGTATCTCGCATTGTCCCTGTCACGACAGAGAGTGTACCGGGACCGAGAGAACCCGCTGGAGTACCTGGAGGACGGTGAACTGCAAAGACGGTTTCGATTTACGCGAGAGGGGATATTCTTTATCACCTCTCTTGTCGCTCACGACATCGAGCCCTCGACCCGTCGAAGTCAGTCGCTTCCGTCGTCGCTACAGGTACTCCTCACGCTGCAGTATCTCGCAACCGGGAACTTTCTAATCACGGCAGGTGACATAGTGAGTGTGCACGAGTCGACGGCGTGCTGCGTTCTGCACAGGGTCGTCGCTGCACTTTGCAGGCGAGTGAACAGCTTCATCCG AGCAGCGCAGCATGACTTCTACGAGTTGGCTGGATTTCCTGGGGTCGTGGGAGCTGTAGACGGCACGCACGTCCGCATCCAGGCACCGTCGGAACACGAGGGATCCTACGTCAACCGCAAGAACTACCATTCGATCAATGTTCAACCGATCGTAGCGGCTGACTGTAGGATCTTGGATGTGGTCGCAAACTGGCCAGGAAGCACCCATGACTCCCGGATTCTGCGCGACAGCACCATAGGCAGGGAGTTCGAACGTGGGGTCCACACTGGACTTCTCCTGGGGGACAGTGGTTACCCATGCAAACGCTGGCTCATGACTCCGTTCCTCCAGCCACGAGACAGACCGCAAGCGAATTACAACACTTCGCATTCGACAACGCGGGCTGTCGTTGAACG GACGATTGGCCAGCTGAAGCGGCGGTTTCACTTCCTTCACTCGGAACTGCGTGTTGCAACCCGGCACTGCTGCTCCATCATCACGGCGTGCTGCGTGTTGCATAACATCGCCAAGCAGTTCGGCAGCGAAGTTAGGGAGTCCCCCAGAGATTCCGACGACGACGACCCTGTAATGGTGCCCCGTTACGAGGGGCAGCAAGATGGATTCCTTTACAGGAATGCAATCGTGCGGCAGCACTTTACATGA